In Desulfovibrio legallii, the sequence CCGCCCACGGCAATGGTGGCGGCCAGCATGCCCGTGGCGATGCCCACCGGCAGGGTGAACCAGAGGGAGATGCGCAGCCCGGAGCGGGGAAAGGAGATCATGGGCCACAGCTCCACGCGCTGCAGACGCGCGGCCAGGGGCGGCGTGCCTTCGGGCGCGGCGCTGTGGGAGGCGCGCAGGGCGTCCTTAAGGATATAGCCGCCCACAATGACCAGCACGGCCACAAAGGAAAGGCTCACATACAGGTTGGACCCGGCCTGGCCCCAGCGTTCCAGAATGATGTTCTGAATGCGGATGCCAAACTGCACGCCCACCCCGGCCGAAGCGGCCACCACCAGACCGAGCTTGATGTCCACCTGACCGAAGCGGAAGCGCCGGATGGCCCCCACCAGGGCCTTGGGAAACTTGTGGCACATGTTGCTGGCCACGGCCACTGTGCCGGGCACGCCCAGGCCCATCATGCCGGGGGTGAGAATAAAGGCTCCGCCGGAACCGATAAAGCCGCTCACCAGGCCGCCCACAAAACCCACGGCCAGCAAAAAGGCCACGGTTACGGGGGTCAGGGTGATAAAAAGATCGGGGTTAAGCGCAAAGACGTCCATACGCTGTTCCTTATAGCTGACAAAAATTCGTTGGCCGACGTGGTGCGGCTCCGCGCGGGGCGCGCCGGGCGCGTCGTTCCGCCTGCCTTTGTGAAGCTGTGGCGGCAAAACCGGCCTTAGGGCATTTCACTGTCGCAACGCCCTGGCGGCTGCGCGAGAGACGCCCGCCGTGCAGGCGTAAGCGCAATTTATTTGCGCTGTTACGCGCCGAAACGAGCATGCCGTAAACTTTGAGTATGCCTATTCTCAAAGGTAACCTGCTCTAGCCGTGCGCGGCGGCCACATCCAGCCGCACCGGGCGGTGGGCCTTACGGGGCTGTTCGTCCCCGGCCGCTGCGCCCTGCGCCTGCTGCGCCGCACCCTGCCTGCGCACGCCCGTAACGCCGCACAGCTCCCACAAAGCCGCGGCAAAGCTGCCGTGCACATACGAAAGAACCAGCACGGAAATAATGGGCAGAGCGCTCCACCAGCCGCCCCGCGCGCACAGGGCCGCAAAAGTCGCGGCGTGGCTGAAGGCCAGGGCATAGATGAACACGCTGCCGCAGCCAAAGAGCAGCAGCCGCGTCAGGGGCGCGCCTTCGTGCCGCCCGTCAACGCTCCAGATATCCTCCACCCAGCCGGGCTGGCCCGCATCGGCATAGGCCACGGCCGTGAAACAATCCTCCATGTGTTCCTGCAAGCTGTTCATGGGCTACCTCCTGTCGCCCTTGTTTCAACAT encodes:
- a CDS encoding sulfite exporter TauE/SafE family protein — translated: MDVFALNPDLFITLTPVTVAFLLAVGFVGGLVSGFIGSGGAFILTPGMMGLGVPGTVAVASNMCHKFPKALVGAIRRFRFGQVDIKLGLVVAASAGVGVQFGIRIQNIILERWGQAGSNLYVSLSFVAVLVIVGGYILKDALRASHSAAPEGTPPLAARLQRVELWPMISFPRSGLRISLWFTLPVGIATGMLAATIAVGGFIGVPGLIYVLGVPGLVASGTELVTAFVMGLCGSVNWAMHGMIDIRLVFIILGGSLLGVQLGAIGTTYVRPIMVKFVMAAIMLIVAVSRIIALPGYLQALGLMDLNPELLGVLKAVSFVTMCAGLLVGAGMILGGMWRGARRNRAACETA